Proteins from a genomic interval of Capsicum annuum cultivar UCD-10X-F1 chromosome 4, UCD10Xv1.1, whole genome shotgun sequence:
- the LOC107868531 gene encoding LOW QUALITY PROTEIN: replication factor C subunit 1-like (The sequence of the model RefSeq protein was modified relative to this genomic sequence to represent the inferred CDS: deleted 2 bases in 1 codon): protein MSKGKETFRKGVLDFFPLQDYLERGFSKYNAYNVSLMADLHSILRIADGEEQEKERGGNKCGDETESSARKMLAAEQLASSPGTSIAWTQKYRPKAIIDIIGNEVEQIQHWLNNWDEHFLKAASKGKGKIQNDSGAKKAVMLSGMPGIVKTTSAKLVSRWLAFQTIEVNASDIRGKADSKIEEGIGGSTANSIKECVTNEFLSANIGRSHRQKTVLIIDEVDGMSAGDGGGVADLIAVIKISKIPIICICNDRYSQELKSLMNYCLPIDFRKPTKQPMAKRLKQVANAEGIQVNEIALEELADRVDGDMRMALNQLQYISLAKRQHLLSRSKDEDISPFKAIEKLFYFNAKNLKIDQRIDLSMSDPDLVPLLVQENYFNYKPSSAGKDDSDLKRMSLIARAADSIADSDLINVQIGRYQQWQLSPAGCISCCIIPASLLHGQRKILEQDEFNCNRFAGWIGQNSTMGKNYRNLEDLHIHLLASGGLSSRKSHLGRENLRLDYFTLLGKKLTDPLRVLPKDEAVKNVVDFKDSYSISQEDFDNIVELSKFKGCPTLLDGVRPDVKAALTKAYNQGSKSNVIRSTDLITLPGSSQELIRHRRHSCEEIPLLSMLSAFSFFSYFNLYLMMLLLVSVNSADVEKKLEFWNNSIFSCIFLQLFTGSKPLQEVEVLIAVISERGGRGSGAAAKRKR, encoded by the exons ATGTCGAAAGGAAAAGAGACGTTTAGAAAGGGCgttttggatttttttccatTGCAAGATTACCTCGAAAGAGGGTTCTCTAAATACAATGCATATAATGTGTCTCTCATGGCTGATCTGCACTCCATTTTAAGAATTGCGGATGGGGAAGAGCAAGAGAAAGAGCGCGG AGGAAATAAATGTG GTGATGAAACTGAAAGCTCTGCCAGGAAGATGCTAGCTGCAGAACAATTGGCATCCTCTCCTGGTACGAGTATTGCATGGACACAAAAATACAGGCCCAAAGCCATTATAGACATAATAGGAAATGAG GTGGAACAGATTCAGCATTGGCTAAACAACTGGGATGAGCATTTCCTAAAAGCAGCTAGTAAGGGGAAGGGAAAAATACAGAATGACTCTGGTGCTAAAAAAGCAGTTATGTTGAGTGGTATGCCAGGTATAGTCAAGACTACATCTGCAAAGTTGGTTAGTCGGTGGCTGGCTTTCCAAACGATCGAG GTAAATGCTAGTGATATTCGTGGAAAGGCTGATTCGAAAATTGAGGAAGGAATTGGTGGAAGTACTGCTAATTCCATAAAAGAATGTGTTACCAATGAATTTCTAAGTGCTAATATTGGCAG ATCACACCGTCAGAAGACTGTTCTGATTATCGATGAGGTTGATGGCATGTCTGCTGGAGATGGAGGAGGTGTTGCCGATCTTATTGCTGTCATCAAGATCTCAAAAATTCCTATTATCTGCATTTGCAATGATCGCTACAGTCAGGAATTGAAGAGCCTTATGAATTATTGCCTTCCAATTGACTTCAGAAAACCAACCAAGCAGCCG ATGGCAAAGAGGTTAAAGCAAGTGGCAAATGCTGAAGGCATTCAAGTCAATGAG ATTGCTCTTGAGGAATTGGCAGACCGTGTTGATGGAGATATGCGTATGGctctaaatcaattgcaatacaTAAGTCTCGCCAAAAGGCAACACCTTCTAAGCAGGTCAAAGGATGAGGATATCTCACCGTTCAAAGCTATAGAAAA GCTGTTTTATTTTAATGCCAAGAACTTAAAAATAGATCAAAGAATTGACCTAAGTATGAGTGACCCAGATCTTGTCCCGCTTCTTGTCCAG GAGAACTATTTCAATTACAAACCAAGTTCTGCTGGCAAAGATGATAGTGACTTAAAGCGGATGAGCCTAATTGCACGTGCTGCGGACTCCATTGCAGATAGTGACTTAATAAATGTACAAATTGGAAGATACCAGCAGTGGCAACTTTCTCCAGCTGGTTGCATTTCATGTTGCATAATTCC TGCTTCTTTGTTGCACGGACAGAGGAAGATTCTTGAGCAG GATGAATTCAACTGTAACAGGTTTGCTGGCTGGATAGGGCAGAACTCTACAATGGGAAAGAATTACCGAAATCTGGAGGACTTGCATATTCACCTACTCGCATCTGGAGGACTCTCATCTCGTAAATCTCATTTGGGAAG GGAAAACCTGAGACTGGACTACTTTACACTTCTTGGAAAGAAGTTGACAGATCCATTAAGAGTTCTGCCTAAG GATGAAGCTGTAAAGAATGTTGTGGATTTCAAGGATTCATACTCTATAAGCCAGGAGGACTTTGATAATATTGTGGAGCTGTCAAAATTCAAG GGATGTCCGACTCTTCTGGATGGTGTTCGGCCTGATGTGAAAGCTGCACTAACAAAGGCATAC AACCAAGGAAGCAAATCAAATGTTATTCGTTCAACAGATTTAATTACTCTTCCCGGAAGCTCCCAAGAACTCATCAGACACAGAAGACACAG TTGTGAAGAAATCCCCTTACTGTCTATGCTATCagcattttcttttttctcttatttcaatCTG TATTTAATGATGTTATTGCTTGTTTCGGTTAACTCAGCAGATGTTGAGAAAAAATTAGAGTTCTGGAACAATTCGATCTTCTCCTGCATTTTTCTGCAATTATTTACT GGTTCCAAGCCTTTGCAGGAAGTGGAAGTTCTAATAGCAGTGATAAGTGAGAGAGGTGGCCGAGGTTCTGGAGCTGCTGCCAAGAGAAAAAGATGA